In Elusimicrobiota bacterium, the genomic stretch TGCATCCCCTGCGCGTGGAGCCCGTGGCCTGGGCTGCGGCGCGGCGCGACCTCATGTGCGGTTTCTTCTTCCTCTGCGCATTGCTCTGCCACCTCAAGGGGCGCGAGGAGCCGGCCCGAGAGAGGTTCTGGCGCGGCGCCACCGTGGCCTGCTACTGCCTCTGCCTCCTGTCCAAAGCCATGGGCATCGGCCTGCCCTTGGTCCTGGCCGTCCTGGATTCGACGATTCTTAGGCGGCGCGTGCGCTGGTCGGACCTGCTCCCTTACGCGGTCCCGGCCGCGCTGGCCGCTGCCCTGGCCTGGTACGGCCAGGCTGTGACCGGCGCGCTGGCCGCGGGCGCGGGCTTCGGGTGGCAACGGCGTCTCGCCCAGGCCTGCTACGGGCACGCCTTCTACTTGGTCCGGACCCTCTGGCCTTCGGGGCTGGCGCCCATGTACGGAACGGCCCTGAACATCGACCCGCTCGCCCCGAGGTTCTTGGCGAGCGCGGCTCTGGACTTGGCTGTGGCCGGCTCGGCCTTCGCCCTGCGCCGGCGCTGGCCGGCCCTGTGGGCGGCCTGGCTCTGCTACCTCTTGCTCCTGGCCCCGGTGCTGGGCGCGGTCAAGTTCGGCCTGCAGCTCGTGGCCGACCGCTACTCCTACCTGCCCTGCCTGTCTGTGAGCCTCCTGGCCGCGGCCGGGCTCCTGGAACTGGCTCGCCGCAGACCGGGCCAAGGGCGTCCGCTGATCCTCTGCGGCACGGCCTTGGTCTCTTTGCTCTGGGGCCTGTGCGCCCAGCAGCTCTACTATTGGCGGGACTCGGAGACCCTCTACTTCCGCATACTCGACGTCGACCCCGGCCAAGCCATGGCCCGCAACAACCTGGGCTTGGTCTACGCAGGCCAGGGCCGCGGAGCGGATGCCGTGGAGCAGTTCCACTTGGCGCTCAAGCTGAGGCCGCGCTTCGCCGCCGCGCACAACAACCTGGGCTCCGCCATGCTCAAGCTGGGGCGCCTGCAGGAGGCCGAGGCCGAGTTCCGCGCGGCCATGGCCAGCGACCCGGGCCTGGCGGAGAGCTACAACAACATCGGCCTGCTCCTGGCTCATCGCAAGCGCTACGACGAGGCCCTGGCCATGTTCGACACCGCGCTGAGCCTCAACCCGGATTCCGGCCTGACCGCGCAGAACCGCGCGCTCTGCCTGCGCCAGAAGCAGGCCATGGCCCGCTGAGCTTCCCATGTCCGGTTTTCGCCTTCATTCCCCTTTCAAGCCCGCCGGAGACCAGCCCGCGGCCATCGCGGAACTGACGCGCCGTCTGCGCGAAGGCGCCCAGCACCAAGTGCTCCTAGGGGTGACCGGCTCAGGCAAGACCTTCACCGCCGCGCATGTGCTCGCCCAGCTGCAGCGCCCGGCCTTGGTGATCTCGCCCAACAAGGTCCTGGCCGCCCAGCTCTACGCGGAGTTCAAGGCGCTCTTCCCGGACAACGCGGTCGAGTTCTTCATCTCCTACTACGACTACTACCAGCCCGAGGCCTACGTCCCCTCCACGGACACTTACATCGAGAAGGACTCCGCCATCAACGACCGCATCGACCGCCTGCGCCTCAAATGCACCAGCTCGCTGCTCTCGCGCCGCGACGTGATCGTGGTGGCCTCAGTCTCCTGCATCTATAACATCGGCGCTCCCGAGAACTACCGCAACGCCTCCATCCCCCTGCAGGTCGGCTATCAGACCACGCGCGGCAAGCTAGCCGAGGACCTGGTCAAGATCCATTACGAGCGCAACGAGACCGAGTTCGTCCGCGGGCGATTCCGCATGAAGGGCGCCGTGGTGGATATCTTCCCAGCCTACATGGAGACGGCCCTGCGCGTGGAGCTGGGAGACCAGGGCGTAGCCGCCCTCACCGAGTTCGACCCGCTGACCGGAGACAAGCTGAAGTCCTTGCAGAGGGAGTGGGTCTACCCGGCCAAGCACTTCATCACGCCCGGCGAGCAGCTGGAGACGGCGCTGGCCTCCATAGAGGCCGAGCTCAAGGACCGGCTGGCGGTCTTCAAGGGCCAGGGCAAGCTGCTGGAGGCCCAGCGCCTGGAGCAGCGCACGCGCTACGACATGGAGATGCTCCAGCAGATGGGCTTCTGCCACGGCATCGAGAACTACTCCCGGCATCTCTCGGGCCGGCCGGCCGGGGAGCGGCCCTTCTGCCTGCTCGATTTCTTCCCCACGGACCACCTGTTCATCGTAGACGAGTCGCACGTGTCCATCCCGCAGATCAACGGGATGTACGAGGGGGACCGCTCGCGCAAGCAGACCTTGGTGGACTTCGGCTTCCGCCTGCCCTCGGCCTTGGACAACCGGCCTCTGAAGTTCTCGGAGTTCGAGGCCCTGGCCGGACAGCGGGTCTACGTCTCGGCCACGCCCGGGCCTTACGAGCTCAAGAAGACCAAGGGCGAAGTGGTGGAGCAGGTCATCCGTCCCACGGGCCTGGTGGACCCGGAAGTCATCGTGGTCCCGAGCGAGGGCCAGATCGACGACCTCATCGCGCGCATCAAAGGCCGGGTGGAGCGCAAGGAGCGGACCTTGGTCACGACGCTGACCAAGCGCACGGCCGAGGACCTGGCGCGTTTCCTCAGCGAGAAGGGCCTGCGCGTGCGCTACCTGCACAGCGACATCGACTCCCTGGAGCGCATCGAGATCCTGCGCGACCTGCGCGCGGGGAAGTTCGACGTGCTGGTGGGCATCAACCTGCTGCGCGAGGGCCTGGACCTGCCGGAAGTGTCTTTGGTGGCGATCCTGGGAGCGGACCACGAGGGCTTCCTGCGCTCGGAGACGACTTTGATCCAGATCTCGGGCCGGGCCGCGCGCAACGTGGGCAGTTCGGTGATCCTCTACGCGGACCAGCGCACCGGCTCCATGAAGCGGGCCATCGCGGAGATGGACCGGCGGCGCGCCCGGCAGCTGGAGCACAACGCCAAGCACCACATCACCCCGCGCACCATCGTCAAAGCGGTCTCGGACCTCGAGGAGTTCCAGACCACGGCCAAGCGGCAAGGGCTGGATCTGCTGCGCCGCACCGAGCGGCCGCTGTCGGCCAAGGAGATCCCGGACCTGGCGGCCGAGATCGAGTCGCGCATGCGCGAGGCGGCGGAGAACCTGGACTTCGAGTTGGCGACCATCCTGCGCGACGAGTGGCTGGAGCTGAGGGAGATGGCGGCCATGGGTCCCAAGCCGGCCATCAAAGGCGCCGTGCAGAAGCGGCGCTTCCGCTAGTCAGGAGTGGCGCGCTCGCTATCGCCGAAGAGGCTGCGCCGCCGCAGTGGTGAACGGCCGGTCCTTGGTGAGCGGCAGGCGCCCGGTCAGGGCCGCGGCCGCGGTCAGCAGCGTGGGCAGGCAGGTGATGACGGCCAGCGCTTGCACATGCTCCTCGTCCATGGGCAGCCCGCAGAAGATCACGATGATGCTGACCAGGGCGTATGCGAAGAGGGCGTAACAGACGGCGGCAACGCCCTTGCGGATGAGGTTGGCGGTCTGGATCTGGGAGCCGATGAGGGAATGGTAGGCGAAGGCGGCGCGCGTCGCCTGGACGGCGCAGACCGCCACCAACAAAGAGGGCGTCAGAGCGGCCATGTTCCGCATGCCGGCTTCGGGCGAGGTCATCATGACGATGAAGAAGGAGCCTGATGCTTCCCAGAACAGGGCTATGGCTGCGGCGCGGCTGCGGTAGCGTCCCAGGCCGTAGCCGAGGAAGATGTGGGCCATCCCGCTGAAGAGCCCTGGGAATCCAAGGCAGCCAAGGATGAATTCCAGGGCGCCGATGAAGTAGCAGATGCCGGATGTGAGAGTCAGGATGGTTGCGGCCTGCTCGACTGAGCGGGGCGATGAGAAGTAGTCCTCCCAGGAACTTTCCTTCATGCAGGGATTATAGAGAGGTATCCACGATATTGCAATGGCCGGCGGGGTATGGGTACAATACCGCGGCTGTCAGGCAGCTGCCAGGAGGGTCCAATAATGAAGAACTTCATCTGCGCCTCGGTCGCGCTGCTGTTGCAGGTTCCGGCCTCGGCGGCCGGCGCTGCCGGCTCGGCCAAGGCGGCGCGTCCGGCGTCGGATGCCGCCATTCTGCAGGAGGCTCGCAAGAATGTGGTGGCGGCCTTCGCCCGCATCGACTCCGCGCTCTCGCAGGCGGTGCCCAAGGTCTCCTCCGATCCCGCCGGGACGCTGGAAGGACTCTGCAAGACCCTCTCCGTCGCCAGCTGCGCGGTCATAGACAAGCAGGGGAAGATCACCGCGATGGCCCCGAAGGAGAACGAGCGCTTCGTGGGGATGGACATCTCGAAACAGGACCATGCGGCCAAGCTGCTCAAACACCACCAGCCGGTCATGGGGGACGTCTTCACCGCGCTTGAGGGTTATTCGGGCGTGGGCATCTACCACCCCCTCTTCTCGGACAAAGGGCAGTTCTCCGGCGGCGTCGGAGTGCTGGTCAAGCCGGAAGAGCTGCTGGCAGGCGCGCTGACCCCGCTGGAGGGGAAGGACGGGCCGCAGTTCTCGGTGATCGATACCTACGGGAGGCTGCTCTATGACTCCGACAAGTCGCAAGTCGGCAAGATGCTTTTCAGCGATCCCCTCTACAGCCCGCATGAGGATCTGCTGGCGTTGGGCAGGCGCATCGTCGCCCGCACCAAGGGCAAAGGCGAGTACAAGTTCTTCAGAAATGGCAGCAAGGAACTGGTGACCAAGTCAGCGCTCTGGGACACCGCAGGTCTTCATGGAGCGCGCTGGCGGCTGGTGCTGGTGCAGCCGAAATAGCCTGTAAGCCGATCCACGGCCAAGCGTCCGGTCGTTTTGCTACCATCTCGGGCGTCACGCAGGAGGACCATGTCCGATAACACCTTCATGCAGGTCACGCCCGAAGGGGCCCTGCGCCGCTGCTCCGGAGCCGCGGAGGCCCTGGCCGCACCGGGCGGCGGCTACGTCTGGCTCGACTACATCGACCCGTCGCGCGCCGACCTGGAGGCGCTGGTCTCCCCTCTGGGCATCCATCCCCTCTCGGTCGAGGACTGCCTGGACGAGCAGCAGATCCCCAAGATCGAGGACTTCCCCGGCAGCTCATTCCTGCTCCTCAACACCTTCACTTTGGAGGAACGGCAGGCCCGCATCGACGAGGTGGATTTTATCATCGGGCCCCGCTTTTTGGTCAGCGTGAGCGGGCACACGGGCCACAGCCCGCGCTTCACGGAGGCCCTGGAGAGATCGCTGCGCCTGGACTCGGGCAGCATCCGCCAGGGACCGGACTTCCTCCTACACGTGCTGCTCGACTTCGTGGTGGACGGCAAGGCCAAGGCCATCGACGCCGTGCAGTCCGAGATCGAGTCAGCGGAGGAGACGATCCTCAAGAACCTCTCCGGGTTCAGCCTCGCCGGACTGGCGCGCCAGCGCCGACAGCTCCTGGCCCTGCGCAAGAGCCTGTTCCACGAGCGGGAGGTCCTGGTCAAGATCTGCCGGCGCGACTCCCCGTTCATCAGCGAGAAGTCCATCTACCACTTCCGGGACGTCTACGACCACCTGACCAAGTTCTACGAAGAGGTGGAGGTCGGCCGGGAAATGATCATGAGCCTGATGGAGACCTATCTCTCCATGGTCAACAACCGCATGTCCGCGGTCGCCAACCGGACCAACGCCACGGTGCGCCGCCTCACCTTGATCACCACCATCTTCATGCCGCTGAGCCTTCTGGCGGGGATCGGGGGCATGTCGGAATGGAGCATGATGACCGGGCCCGAGAACTGGCGGCGCTCCTACCCTTTGCTGCTGGCCTTCATGGCGGCCGCGGGCGTGGCCACCTACTTCGTCCTGCTCTGGATGGAAGCCAAGAACCGCCGCTCCGACAAGCCCTGAGCCGATCCCGCTAGCGGGGGTCGGGCAGCTCGCGGACCTGGCAATTGGGAGCGCTCAGCTTGGCCGGGTCGGTGTCCCTGGCGAAGTCGAGCATGTGCTGGTTGAGCGTCTGGATGGAGTCGACGCCGTAGTCGGCCGGGTCAAGGCCCTTGAACATGACGCAGTAGCTGGTCTGGGGGCCGACCTCCATGGGGATCAAGGGGTTGGCCGGATCGTAATCGGGGATGTAGCGCGCCGATCCGGGGTCGACCAGGACCCAGCGGCCCTCGATCTTGGCCTCCACGAAGACGTGCCCCTCAAAACCTTTGACCTGCTGGCCCTTGCGCTGTGCCTCGGCCGCGGCCGCCATCCACTGCACGCCCGCGGTGTCGACCATGTTCGCCTGGTAGCCTGCCGAACGCAGGAGCGCCGCCAGCATCAGACCCCAGTCGTGGCAGCCCGTGAGCACGCGCGATTCGAGCAGTTCCTGGACCGTGCTCTTGCCCACGGTGGCTCCCCCGGCCGGCCGGGTCTGGAATGCCTGCCCGAGCCACCGGCAGAGCCGCGCCACGTCCTTGAGGCCGTCCTTTCCGGTCACGCCGGCTTCCGCCGCCGGCTGCCGGCCGACTTCGGATTGTCTGCCCTGAGGTTGGGTGGCAGTCTGCGTCCGGGATGTCGCCTGAGCCGCCGCCTGCTTGCCGAAGGACTTGGCGCCGTTGACGATCTGCGCGGCATCCTGGGAGCGCTGCCATTCGGAATCGTTGGGGGCGTCGCGCAACGCCTGTTGTTCGGCCGGCGATAGGCGCGGGCCGTTCTGACGCCGGCTCAGGACTTGCGCGCCCGCGGCGACGAGGACGGCGACAACGAGGACACCAGTGAGCTTCTTCAAGGGGCAACCTTCGCGCAACGGCTGGAAGGCCGGTACTAAGGAGTATAGCCCCGGCTCGCAGTCCTGTCAACGACCGGATGCGTCATTTCTTCTTCGCCAGGACCTTGATCTCGGCCGTGAAGGTCTCGGCCGGCTTCTGTTTCTCCCAGGGTCGCCGGTACACCAAGACCGCCTTGGTCTTCCCGGCCTTGACCCCTTTGATGCCCAAAACGCAGGTCCCCCCGACGCCCACCATCCCAGGCGCGGCCGGACTCTGCTGAAACTCCATCGGCCCGGTCGGGGCCGCGACCTTGCGGTTGATGCTCTTAAGCTCCCAATTGTAGCCCGTGGTCGGATTGCAGGCCAGCCGGATCGAGTAGACCTCCCCCACCATGAGCTCAGCTTTGTCCGGACGAGAGACCCCTCCCACCTTGCTCACCGCCTGTTCGGTCTGCCCGGCTTTGGGTCGGTCGCCGGCCCAGGCCGTCGCGGCCAGAGCCGTGGCCAACGCCACGAAGATCGCGCGCATCATGTTCGCCTCCTGATATTACGCCGCCGACACCCCAAGGGCCCAGCCCCCTTTGGGCCCATTGCTAAGACCTCCATGCGCCTTACGGACCTTCCGAATCAGGGACCATTCGATTAAACTCAATATGCGTGCCCACCGCCAATAGGAAAATACGCTCTCTTCGCGCCCTCTCGATTTCCGTCCTCTTGTGCCAGGCTCTTCCTGCGTTCGGCGCCGTGACGATCTCACTGGCGGTCCCGTCCGTCCAGGATGCCGCAGAAGCCGAGACCCGCATCACGGGGCTACTGAGCTCGCCCGAGAGGAAGACCGAACCTGGACTCGTACGTTATGAGGCCGCAAGCTGGTCCGCGCGCCTTGACCTCGGGAGCCGCGGCCGCACGCTCGCCGAGCTGAAGGCTCAATGGGGCGAGGCCCTGCAAATCCAGGAAAGCGCTCAGGCCGGCAGTCCCTCATATGGCGAGCCGACGTCATCCCGGCTGCCTGCGCGCTTCGGCCAATCCGCGTTGGCCCTCATCCCGGCTGCTCTGCTCGCCGGGCAGCAAGGGCAAGCCTACGACAACCGGCCTGCCGCAGGTTTGGTCCTGGTCAGGGGCGAGGTCAGCGCTGGGGTCCCCGTCCCACTCGTGGGCGCCCCGGCCATCGATAAGGAGCAGCGGGAGAAGGAGTTCGAAGACGTGGTCGTAGACCTTGTCGATGAGCTCTCAGCCAGAGACCCCGTCCTTTTCAACAAGATCCGCGCCGAAGAAGCCCGGATCCGTTCTCTGCCCTCGCGTGAGGCGCGAGTCGCCGCGGTCAACGAAGACTATCCTCTCCTGGAGCGGAGTCTCGACAAGTCCGCCGCGGAGGGCAAGCTCAGTCCCGCAGGCGCGGAGAAGTGGGCCGTGTTCCGCGCCCAAGCGAAGGAAGCCCTCGCCGACGGCACGCTCTTCGAAAAGGCCCTGTTCGCCGGCCGGGCCTTCGACGAGAGGGTCCAGCGCCTGCTGGACCAGGGCAAGACGGTGCTCGACCCGGACCGGAAGCTGCCCGAGAAGAGAGACGAGTACATGCGCCTCTCGCAGAGTATCCATGACCAGCTCGCCGTCCCGCGCAATTCAACGACCCTGACGACGCGCCAGATCGATGAGGTCTTCGGCATCGTCGGCAGGGAATTCGGCATCCGCCCCGATTTCCTCAAATATATGGCGAAGACCGAATCGGGTCTCAAGCAGACGGTCCCTTCGAACCCTGCGGCGGCGGGGATCATGCAGATCGAGAACGTCCACAAGGAGGCCTATTCGGGCAAGCGGAACGTCGCCAACGACACCATCACGAACATCGTCTATGGAGGGCTGCTCCGGGCGCAGACGGACAGGGAGATCGCGAGGCGCTTCTCGGAGGCCGGCCTGGCGCCGCCGAGCAACCCGAGGGTCGTCGAATTCATGGGCGATCTCGCCTACAACCGGGGCCCCGGGCTGCTCAAGTACATCGCGCAGTACGCGGCGCAGCAGAAGATCGATGTGAACAAGTTCGCCGAGTACGTCGCCGGCCCCGGAGGCTCCTACAAGATCATCGACGGGGGCAAGAGCATCACGGTCATCCCGGGTCCAGGGACGAACATCGACAAGACGGGGAAGAACTCCGTGCTGGCGCTGGCCTCAGAAGCCGTCGGCCGGGTCCAATTCAGCAAGAAGCTGGCCGAAGGCCTCGGCGACCGGAACGGCGACGGGCGGGTCGATCATCTCGATGTCTGGCTGACCCGCGGGATCAAATACCTCAGCGACCCCAAGCTGCAGGCTTAGGCCTTCTATCTCACGCGCTCCAGAGGCGCCGGGAAGCCGGCCAGGTGCGCCTTGCCGGAGATGAAGACGGCCATGCGCCGGTACTCGCGGCGCTTGCCCTGCTCGGTCTCGTAGTCGTGCCAGCGGCCGGCGAGCTCCGCGCTCGGGATGTAGCCGTAGCCCAGATGCGTCGAAGGGTCCATCAAGTAGAGGAAATCCCGGTCCATGCCCACCAGGACGACGTAATGGCCGTCCTCCCAGTTGTCGCTCCAATCGTCGGGGGTCGGGTCGTTCTCCGGCCAGGCCTCGATGTCCAGGATCACGGTCTCGCGGCGCTTGAGAGCCTCGGTCAAGTCATCCCAGGACAATCCCTCGCGCATCTCGGCCTTCAGCCCGAAATGCCGGGCTCCCGCGACGAGCCTCGCCGGATGGGTCCCTTCCTCGGGGGTGGTGGCCAGAAGAGGATAAAGGGAGGTCTCGCTGCCGTCATAAGCCCTCCAGTAGCGCAGGACGCCGAGCAGGGCAGCCGCCCCGCAGGAGTAGTTCGTGGCCTGCGCCGTAAGAGGCACTTGCAGGTAATCGGCGGGCAGACGCGGCTGGTAAGCACCCCCGGCCCAGGCCGGGGCAACGGACAGGAGCGCCAGAGCCAGATAAGGGATCATCAGAAGGCCTGCGCCGGGACCAGACCGGCCGCGGGCAGCGGGCCGGCAGCGACCAGCCGTTTCCTTCTTGGATCGACCGTCAGGTTCAAGCCTTCGAGGCTCCGGGCCCCGAGGAGCTGCAGGTCGCCGGGCCGGGCGAAGACGACCTCGTCGACGGTGAAGCGCTCGCCCACGTGAATGATGGCGAATCCGATGTCGCGGCTCACGGTGCGGCCGTTGGCAAGGACGAAACGGACATCTTTCTTCTCCGGGGCCACGCCGATCCCCCTAAGGACGCCTTCGGGTATCCAAGTATGCTCGCTGCCCGTGTCGACGAGCATCCGGCGCACTTCGGCGCTGTGCTCCCGGTACACATGGTCGGCCACCACGCAATCCACAAGGAAGGTCCCCATCTTCTTCCGCATGCCTCCATTATAGCGTCATAGCCCCCGGAGCGCCAGAGGCTTCCACTATATATACGATTTGACCCCCGCATTAGTTCCATCCGATTTTTTCCTGCGGACAGACGCCGGAGGCGGCGCGAAGGAGGCGAGTCCTAATAGCCCTTGGGCATGACCGGGCGCCAGCGGCCCCGGACCTTCCTGAGCTCCTTGAGGTTGCTCCGGATCCAGTCCGCCACGAGCTGGATCTGGTAGCAACCCGGCGCGGTCTCGATGAACACGTCCTCGATGCCCGAGTTGATGATCATGCGTTTGCAGATGCGGCAGGGCTCCGCGCCCTCGATCACATCGCCCGTGTCGGGAGACACCCCCACCAGGTACAGCGTCGCGCCGATCATGTCGAAGCGCGCCGCGTGGATGATGGCGTTCTGCTCCGCGTGCACGGCCCTGCACCACTCGTAGTGCTCGCCCTTGGGTACGCCCAGCTTGACGCGCACGCAGGACCCGACCTCGGTGCAGTTGGCGGTCCGGCGCGGAGCGCCCGCGTAGCCCGTGGACACGATCTGGTCGTTGTTGACGATGACCGCCCCGTAGTGCCGGCGCAGGCAGGTGCTGCGCCGCGCCACCTCCTTGGCGATGTTGAGGTAGTACTGCGGCTTGGAGATCCGACTCTTGGCTTTCATATCGACGCGTCCCTGACCATGCTACCATTTTTGATAAACTCCCTTTATGAAGGTGGAAACCCTCATCCGCGAGGCCCTGCGCGAAGACCTGGGCCGGCTCGGAGACGTGACCACCAAGCTCTTCGTCCCCGCCCGCACGCGCTGGCACGGCTCGGTGCGCGCCCGCCAAGCCGGAGTCATCTGCGGCACGCGCATCGCGGCCCAGGTCTTCCGCGCCTGCGACCCAGGCTGCAAGGTCCGGGTCCTGGTCCGGGACGGCGGAAGGGTGCGGCCCGGCCAGGCCGTGCTCGCGGTCTCCGGAGGCCGGGGCCTGCTCACCGCCGAGCGCACGGCCCTCAATTTCCTGCAGCGCCTCTCCGGAGTGGCCACCGCGACTTCCGCCTATGTTGCCGCGGTGCGCGGCACCAAAGCCGCGATACTCGACACCCGCAAGACCTTGCCCGGCTGGCGGGCGCTGGAAAAATACGCCGTGCGCTGCGGCGGCGGCCGCAACCACCGCATGGGCCTCTATGACGCGGTCATGGTCAAGGACAACCACTGGCTCAAGCCCGAAGCCTTCGGCGAGGCGGTGCGGCGCCTGCGCCGCCGCCACCCCAGCCTGCCCCTGATCATGGAGGCCGACGACCTAAGACAGGTCCGACGCGGCCTGGAGTTCGGCGCCGACGTCATCCTGCTCGACAACATGCCCCGGCCGCGCCTGCGCCGGGCCATCCGATTCATCCGCAAGACCTCGCCGAAGACGCTCATCGAGGTCTCGGGGGGAGTCGGCCTCAAGGGCCTGCGCCCCTTGGCCCGGCTGGGGCCGGACCGCATCTCGGTCGGCCGCATCACGCACAGCGCACCGGCCCTGGACCTGGGCCTGGACCTCGCTTAAGGAGACACCCGATGCCTACGGACCTGCCCGGGATCACCCAGTTGCTGCGCTTGAGCTCCACGGACTCCACCCAAGCCGTGGCCCGTTTCCTGGCCGAGCAAGGCGCCCCGGATCGGACGGTGGTCTGGGCCGACCGGCAGACCGCGGGCCGGGGACGCATGAAGCGGCGCTGGACCTCCCGCGCGGGCGGGCTCTATTTCTCCCTCATCCTGCGGCCGTCCTTCCCCCCCTCGCGCTTGGCGGACTTCAGCCTGGCCACGGCCGGGGCCGCGGCCGAGGCGCTCGCCGTCGCCGGGATATCCTGCGCGGTCAAGCCTCCCAACGATGTCATCGGCTCGCGGGGCAAGCGCTCCGGCAAGGTCTGCGGCATATTGGCCGAAGCTTCCGGCGGCTCGCGCAGCGTGGATTGGGTGGCCCTGGGCGTGGGCATCAACGTCAACAACTCCGTATCCGGGGTCAAAGGAGCCGCAAGCCTCAAGGGACTCACCGGCCGCGCCTGGGAGCCGGCCGAGGTCCTGCGCTCGTTCCTCAAAAGCTTTGCCGACGCCTATCGCGATTTCCGGTGAAGCGGAACCTATTTATCGTATAATACATCGAGAGATTCTTTTATGCCGACGGAGACAGCCATGACCGAGACCTTTCTGACCCGCGCCGGGTACGAGAAGCTGCGCCACGACATCGAGGACCTCAAGAAACGCAAGACCCAGCTCTCCCTCGACATCGCCGAGGCCCG encodes the following:
- a CDS encoding tetratricopeptide repeat protein; its protein translation is MRKPDRWALAVAAAVFIAFVCVLRHQFVSWDDDGFLYLNFHFRGLGWTQLRWMFTTFLKGPYQPIVWMSYALDYLLWGMDPAGFHLTNLLWHCANAALLFVFSRRLFQAAAPGTAEAPRCWAAAGAALIFALHPLRVEPVAWAAARRDLMCGFFFLCALLCHLKGREEPARERFWRGATVACYCLCLLSKAMGIGLPLVLAVLDSTILRRRVRWSDLLPYAVPAALAAALAWYGQAVTGALAAGAGFGWQRRLAQACYGHAFYLVRTLWPSGLAPMYGTALNIDPLAPRFLASAALDLAVAGSAFALRRRWPALWAAWLCYLLLLAPVLGAVKFGLQLVADRYSYLPCLSVSLLAAAGLLELARRRPGQGRPLILCGTALVSLLWGLCAQQLYYWRDSETLYFRILDVDPGQAMARNNLGLVYAGQGRGADAVEQFHLALKLRPRFAAAHNNLGSAMLKLGRLQEAEAEFRAAMASDPGLAESYNNIGLLLAHRKRYDEALAMFDTALSLNPDSGLTAQNRALCLRQKQAMAR
- the uvrB gene encoding excinuclease ABC subunit UvrB; protein product: MSGFRLHSPFKPAGDQPAAIAELTRRLREGAQHQVLLGVTGSGKTFTAAHVLAQLQRPALVISPNKVLAAQLYAEFKALFPDNAVEFFISYYDYYQPEAYVPSTDTYIEKDSAINDRIDRLRLKCTSSLLSRRDVIVVASVSCIYNIGAPENYRNASIPLQVGYQTTRGKLAEDLVKIHYERNETEFVRGRFRMKGAVVDIFPAYMETALRVELGDQGVAALTEFDPLTGDKLKSLQREWVYPAKHFITPGEQLETALASIEAELKDRLAVFKGQGKLLEAQRLEQRTRYDMEMLQQMGFCHGIENYSRHLSGRPAGERPFCLLDFFPTDHLFIVDESHVSIPQINGMYEGDRSRKQTLVDFGFRLPSALDNRPLKFSEFEALAGQRVYVSATPGPYELKKTKGEVVEQVIRPTGLVDPEVIVVPSEGQIDDLIARIKGRVERKERTLVTTLTKRTAEDLARFLSEKGLRVRYLHSDIDSLERIEILRDLRAGKFDVLVGINLLREGLDLPEVSLVAILGADHEGFLRSETTLIQISGRAARNVGSSVILYADQRTGSMKRAIAEMDRRRARQLEHNAKHHITPRTIVKAVSDLEEFQTTAKRQGLDLLRRTERPLSAKEIPDLAAEIESRMREAAENLDFELATILRDEWLELREMAAMGPKPAIKGAVQKRRFR
- a CDS encoding magnesium transporter CorA family protein, whose protein sequence is MSDNTFMQVTPEGALRRCSGAAEALAAPGGGYVWLDYIDPSRADLEALVSPLGIHPLSVEDCLDEQQIPKIEDFPGSSFLLLNTFTLEERQARIDEVDFIIGPRFLVSVSGHTGHSPRFTEALERSLRLDSGSIRQGPDFLLHVLLDFVVDGKAKAIDAVQSEIESAEETILKNLSGFSLAGLARQRRQLLALRKSLFHEREVLVKICRRDSPFISEKSIYHFRDVYDHLTKFYEEVEVGREMIMSLMETYLSMVNNRMSAVANRTNATVRRLTLITTIFMPLSLLAGIGGMSEWSMMTGPENWRRSYPLLLAFMAAAGVATYFVLLWMEAKNRRSDKP
- a CDS encoding transglutaminase domain-containing protein, which gives rise to MKKLTGVLVVAVLVAAGAQVLSRRQNGPRLSPAEQQALRDAPNDSEWQRSQDAAQIVNGAKSFGKQAAAQATSRTQTATQPQGRQSEVGRQPAAEAGVTGKDGLKDVARLCRWLGQAFQTRPAGGATVGKSTVQELLESRVLTGCHDWGLMLAALLRSAGYQANMVDTAGVQWMAAAAEAQRKGQQVKGFEGHVFVEAKIEGRWVLVDPGSARYIPDYDPANPLIPMEVGPQTSYCVMFKGLDPADYGVDSIQTLNQHMLDFARDTDPAKLSAPNCQVRELPDPR
- a CDS encoding protease inhibitor I42 family protein, whose translation is MMRAIFVALATALAATAWAGDRPKAGQTEQAVSKVGGVSRPDKAELMVGEVYSIRLACNPTTGYNWELKSINRKVAAPTGPMEFQQSPAAPGMVGVGGTCVLGIKGVKAGKTKAVLVYRRPWEKQKPAETFTAEIKVLAKKK
- a CDS encoding transglycosylase SLT domain-containing protein → MTISLAVPSVQDAAEAETRITGLLSSPERKTEPGLVRYEAASWSARLDLGSRGRTLAELKAQWGEALQIQESAQAGSPSYGEPTSSRLPARFGQSALALIPAALLAGQQGQAYDNRPAAGLVLVRGEVSAGVPVPLVGAPAIDKEQREKEFEDVVVDLVDELSARDPVLFNKIRAEEARIRSLPSREARVAAVNEDYPLLERSLDKSAAEGKLSPAGAEKWAVFRAQAKEALADGTLFEKALFAGRAFDERVQRLLDQGKTVLDPDRKLPEKRDEYMRLSQSIHDQLAVPRNSTTLTTRQIDEVFGIVGREFGIRPDFLKYMAKTESGLKQTVPSNPAAAGIMQIENVHKEAYSGKRNVANDTITNIVYGGLLRAQTDREIARRFSEAGLAPPSNPRVVEFMGDLAYNRGPGLLKYIAQYAAQQKIDVNKFAEYVAGPGGSYKIIDGGKSITVIPGPGTNIDKTGKNSVLALASEAVGRVQFSKKLAEGLGDRNGDGRVDHLDVWLTRGIKYLSDPKLQA
- a CDS encoding C39 family peptidase, with protein sequence MIPYLALALLSVAPAWAGGAYQPRLPADYLQVPLTAQATNYSCGAAALLGVLRYWRAYDGSETSLYPLLATTPEEGTHPARLVAGARHFGLKAEMREGLSWDDLTEALKRRETVILDIEAWPENDPTPDDWSDNWEDGHYVVLVGMDRDFLYLMDPSTHLGYGYIPSAELAGRWHDYETEQGKRREYRRMAVFISGKAHLAGFPAPLERVR
- a CDS encoding aspartyl protease family protein; the protein is MRKKMGTFLVDCVVADHVYREHSAEVRRMLVDTGSEHTWIPEGVLRGIGVAPEKKDVRFVLANGRTVSRDIGFAIIHVGERFTVDEVVFARPGDLQLLGARSLEGLNLTVDPRRKRLVAAGPLPAAGLVPAQAF
- a CDS encoding dCMP deaminase family protein; protein product: MKAKSRISKPQYYLNIAKEVARRSTCLRRHYGAVIVNNDQIVSTGYAGAPRRTANCTEVGSCVRVKLGVPKGEHYEWCRAVHAEQNAIIHAARFDMIGATLYLVGVSPDTGDVIEGAEPCRICKRMIINSGIEDVFIETAPGCYQIQLVADWIRSNLKELRKVRGRWRPVMPKGY